The Lycium barbarum isolate Lr01 chromosome 11, ASM1917538v2, whole genome shotgun sequence genome contains the following window.
ATTTCAAAATAAGAAGAATGTCATACAAATTAGGACAGAACATGTAGTAAACAGAAACTTTTTCAGTATCATATGAGTTAATTGTACTGCTGTCTAAGAAAAGATGGTAGTAGGCTGCAGGCACTGAAGGTAGCCGAGGAAAATGATCTAAAAACAATGAAGCTGATTCATTTCAAAACTGCCGATAAAGGTTCTGGACAAGGCTTTTGGAGTCCGTGGTTGAAAGGATGGTTCTTTGCAGAGTTGACAATTGGGACCACTAAAGTGGAAGATGTACGGTGATGCATGCTGCCCAAGTGGAGAGTTTTACAGAAAAATGTATAATTTGGTGTATGAGAGGCTGCAACTGCAATGTCCTCTTTGGTTTCTCCTGATTTTCCTCTCGTCTTGCTTTTCCTTGTTAATTGTTGTTTCTCAGAGAAATCATAAGTTGTGAAAGAAGAGAGAAATTCTAAAAGGAGGTTAATAAACAGAACTATTTTCTTGCACATATCTGATTCATTAACTTTACTCTGTGGCTTTTTGCAGTTCCGTGTCTACTTTTTCTCCTTTCCACAGACCACAGAAAACTTGTAGGTTTTAGAATCAAAAGAGATGTACTTTGCAGGAAACCTTGACAAAGATTGACGAAATTATCCTCACATTCTCATGGCATACCACAGAAGATGGTATTAGCAGACTGAAAGTATAGCTTCTATTAAAAAAAAACTGGGGAAATCATAGGAGAATCAAAAATATAAAGCTGAGGAAAAGATAGAAAACTGATAGACGAAGTTAATGTGAAATATTCAGCTCATGTGAAGACTTCTCAAGTTTATATCTATTCAGAACAACTTGCTAATATAGTTTCATATCGATCTTTCATAAATGAATGAATACAGTCGATGCTGTCAAATGAACTCTATATCTAAACCAGGCTATCCGTTTATCAAATGTTACCGTTATGTCACCACAAAGTGAGCATACCTTTATGTAGCAACAAGGAAGAGGTGGACCAACACGCCCAACAGAAGGATCATCCCACTCAGAGAAAGCAGCTCCAGCAAACGTCTCTGTCAAGCCATACCCTTGACCAATAGGAGCTCTACAGCAAGCGGTCACAAAATATTTTACATTGAATATATTTGTCAAATTTTAAGCTTAACAACAGGCAGCCCACACTAGGAGcagatattgaaaaaaaaaaaaaaggaatccaaATTTATCTTTGCAAGCAAGAGAACATATACAGATAGGATACAGACCATCATCAAGAgtgagaagaattaccccataCAAATGTTGATAAATCTTTGAGTATCTCCTGACAGAGGAGCACCACCGCAAAGCATGAAACGGATATCTCCTCCAAGCACAGCCCTCACCTTTGAAAATATAATGATATCCCACAATTGTTTCTCTAGACCCCAAGCTCCAAACCAGCTACCTTCCATAGCAGCCAATCGACGATTAAAGGCAATGTGGAAAAGTTTCTTGGCAAAACCTGCCTTCTCTTCAACCTAGCGTCACGGAAAGTATAAACAACAGTTAGTCCAAATTGAATCTTTTGAAGCCCTATTCTCAAACTAAGTATGCCCTTGTCATTGGGATCTTAGGACTAAAAGGTCAGTGGAAACCTTCTTCATAACACCATCCCGAACACGATCCAGAATAGCTGGAACTGATGCCATTAAAGTAGGTTTTAAAACTGTAGCATCTCCCTTGGTCCCCTTCATGATTTTGTTAGAAGTGTCTGTCAATGTGAGGGCTGAGCCATAACCAATACAAGCACCTCCAGTCAGCATTACAGTCTGCAATACCACAACGACTTAAAACTACAATAATATTCATTTGCTAGGTAAAACACAAATGAAACAAATAAAAGATAAACTCCTAAGGAGTTACCTCAGCAGCCAACTCAAAAACGTGAGCTAAAGGAAGGTAAGCCAAATAGACATCACTGCTCCCAAGTTTTGGAATCACAGTCATAACAGCAGCTGCAGTGGCTACAATGTTGCCCTGAGTTATCATAACACCCTGTAGAACATAGACAAAAGAGATTAATTAAGAGCAGTACTCTTTCCTATTAGAAAAGGAAAAAATACGCAACTATTCAGTTGGTTTAAACCAAAAGTTAAAAAGACAACAAACATCATTGGAGGGACAGACATTTGAGGAAGAAGTAGTGCAATCTACGCTATGAGTGTGTTAGAGTGACACTATGCAAAAGCTGAAATACTCATATTTCTTTCTCTTTATGTCTTGGAATGACATCTCACCGTGGAAAACTTTTTGAATGCTCTGATAACCAAAACTTAATAGATTCAACAATCTCATATGTTAGTTATCAGCTTCAGATAGCATAACCCCTAAATAACAAACAAAAGTGGGCCAGTTGGGAAGCCATAGCCTTTAAGAGACATACAATGATTATATTTATATCGAATTCCAGTTCATCAGGAAAATGGATCAATAAAACGTAGGGGTCAGACCTTAGGCAAGCCTGTACTGCCACTTGTATACATGATCACAGCAATATCTTCTTTAATAGGCATTCTTGGCAGAATAGGACTATTTCTACCCAGCTTTTCAACTTCCGAGAAAGATGACATCCTCCAGCTGCCAATACTTGTGAAATCTGTTGCCATCTCGTATTTCTCGTCATCCTCAAAATAGATAACATTCTTGACAGTTTTCAGGCTCGAAATAACAGAAACCAATTTTTTCAGTTGCTTGGCATCACATATCAATGTAGATGCCTGAGTCTGTCAATGGTCACAAGTAAGTTTAATACATAGTGTCATATGACGCCTCGAATATATGAAAAAAGTTGCATACAAAGAGCAAATAATAAAACTGGCTCACCTCATTGAGTGAATGTATAAGTGCATCATCGCCCAAAGAAGCATAAATGGTAACAACAGTAATATTTTGCCGGAAGCATCCCTGAGTACAATAACTTCATCATGAAAACTGATACAATAACTTCATCATGAAAACTGTTGTATCTCTTAATAATTAGGAACACAGAATAAGGGAACTACTTAAATACCTGAAAGGCGATGAGCCACTCCGCACGAGTTTCTGCGAAGATAGCAGCACGAGTGTCCACATCATGACCCAAATTAACAAGACCAGAGGCAAAGTTGCAAGCGCGATCGAATACTTG
Protein-coding sequences here:
- the LOC132616860 gene encoding long chain acyl-CoA synthetase 8; the protein is MEDSEGSTPYTSTLERLTSYDYISKNYGSSGVAAAVFVAIIIPIFLSMLLMGKKKAKQRGVPVEVGGEAGLAMRNAKSAKLVEVPWEGATTVAALFEQSCKKHSSDRCLGTRKLVSRDFVTASDGRKFEKLHLGEYQWESYGQVFDRACNFASGLVNLGHDVDTRAAIFAETRAEWLIAFQGCFRQNITVVTIYASLGDDALIHSLNETQASTLICDAKQLKKLVSVISSLKTVKNVIYFEDDEKYEMATDFTSIGSWRMSSFSEVEKLGRNSPILPRMPIKEDIAVIMYTSGSTGLPKGVMITQGNIVATAAAVMTVIPKLGSSDVYLAYLPLAHVFELAAETVMLTGGACIGYGSALTLTDTSNKIMKGTKGDATVLKPTLMASVPAILDRVRDGVMKKVEEKAGFAKKLFHIAFNRRLAAMEGSWFGAWGLEKQLWDIIIFSKVRAVLGGDIRFMLCGGAPLSGDTQRFINICMGAPIGQGYGLTETFAGAAFSEWDDPSVGRVGPPLPCCYIKLITWEEGGYRIGDKPMPRGEVVVGGCSITAGYFNDEDKTNEVYKVDERGMRWFYTGDIGRFHPDGCIEIIDRKKDIVKLQHGEYISLGKVEATLLSSNYVESIMVYADPFHNYCVALVVPSRQVLEKWAQENGIQHKDFSELCDKAESVNEVKQSIVKVAKTARLDKFELPAKMKLIPESWTPESGLVTAALKLKREPLKARYKNELEKLYQ